From Luteolibacter sp. Y139, one genomic window encodes:
- a CDS encoding alpha/beta fold hydrolase: protein MKRISCSAGSTRARTAARLGALLLAPFLLTQCATNYSLVANRPEEAVRNETFGYRKWMRPDATPETVVVALHGFDGASIDYENLGKRLLKEQPKIAVYAYEIRGQGKDPLKARRGDIDDPNLWFSDLGKFSAMVRAKHPHARIVWFGESMGGLIISHAYQQAVAAGQAPPCDALVLSSPVVKFREDFPKWKKDLVRGAAEVAPTARVSLETIAGGQEVQMTHDTLHSEQAETNSWHIDKHTLRLLVTLSDLIDSMPDCARTFAVPTLVLHGGKDFFSSDKDVADFYGTIPKEANRTLKNYPDSYHLLMYDDKRDQVIGDVEKWLVKLPDIEK from the coding sequence ATGAAGCGCATTTCCTGCAGCGCCGGGAGCACCCGGGCACGCACGGCCGCACGGCTGGGCGCGCTCCTGCTTGCGCCCTTCCTGCTCACCCAATGCGCCACGAATTACTCACTGGTCGCCAACCGGCCGGAGGAAGCCGTGCGCAATGAGACCTTCGGCTATCGCAAGTGGATGCGGCCGGATGCCACGCCGGAGACCGTGGTGGTCGCCCTCCACGGCTTCGACGGAGCCTCCATCGACTACGAGAATCTCGGCAAGCGCCTGCTCAAGGAGCAGCCGAAGATCGCCGTGTATGCCTATGAGATCCGCGGCCAGGGAAAGGATCCGCTCAAGGCGCGCCGCGGCGACATCGATGACCCGAACCTCTGGTTCAGCGATCTCGGGAAATTCTCCGCCATGGTCCGCGCCAAGCACCCGCACGCCCGCATCGTGTGGTTCGGGGAGAGCATGGGCGGGCTCATCATTTCCCACGCCTATCAGCAAGCCGTCGCCGCGGGCCAGGCGCCACCGTGCGACGCCCTGGTCCTGTCCTCGCCGGTCGTGAAATTCCGCGAGGATTTCCCGAAGTGGAAAAAGGACCTCGTCCGCGGGGCCGCGGAAGTCGCCCCGACGGCCCGGGTCTCGCTGGAGACGATCGCTGGAGGCCAGGAGGTCCAGATGACCCATGACACCCTGCACTCCGAGCAGGCCGAAACGAACTCCTGGCACATCGACAAGCACACGCTGCGGCTGCTGGTGACACTCAGCGACCTGATCGACAGCATGCCGGACTGCGCCCGCACCTTCGCGGTGCCGACACTGGTGCTCCACGGCGGCAAGGACTTCTTCAGCAGCGACAAGGACGTCGCGGACTTCTACGGAACCATCCCCAAGGAGGCCAACCGCACCCTAAAGAACTATCCGGACAGCTATCACCTGCTGATGTACGACGACAAGAGGGACCAGGTCATCGGTGACGTGGAAAAGTGGCTGGTGAAGCTCCCGGACATCGAAAAATGA
- a CDS encoding nucleoside deaminase: MDPFLQAAISEAATGLSEGGIPIGSVIVRQGIILGRGHNRRMQQGNPILHGEMDALQNAGRLPAHIYRECTLYTTLSPCPMCTGAILLYGIPKVVIGENQTFMGEEELLKSRGVQIEVVQSPKCVDLMRRFIEANPTVWNEDIGEP; the protein is encoded by the coding sequence ATGGATCCCTTCCTACAAGCCGCCATCTCGGAAGCTGCTACGGGTCTTTCCGAAGGTGGCATCCCCATCGGCAGCGTCATCGTGCGCCAAGGCATCATCCTCGGGCGAGGCCACAATCGCCGCATGCAGCAGGGCAATCCCATCCTCCACGGCGAGATGGATGCCCTCCAGAATGCCGGCCGCCTGCCTGCCCATATCTATCGCGAGTGCACGCTCTACACCACGCTCTCGCCCTGCCCGATGTGCACCGGAGCGATCCTGCTCTATGGCATCCCGAAGGTGGTCATCGGCGAGAACCAGACCTTCATGGGCGAGGAAGAGCTGCTGAAGAGCCGCGGCGTCCAGATCGAGGTGGTGCAGAGTCCGAAGTGCGTGGACCTGATGCGCCGCTTTATCGAGGCGAATCCGACGGTGTGGAACGAGGATATTGGCGAGCCGTGA
- a CDS encoding LOG family protein, with amino-acid sequence MPKVRLSGTVLGTDDPGRAVRARLLYLLFGAGWDIYNSNGDQRITLSNIERKIIEAESFVFTPGATLEDMFKAISIFVGYQTLDRNLAGKPTVILNTDFSWDPFFSVLTHLNKMGTIKQNYRDFLLAAESPEGVLETLELGREKGVPDAGREKIGECKGTSFENPVPSDYAGNVCVFCSATLEDPAYLADGEELGRLLAVNRLGCVSGAGRSGIMGAVVEGSVGAGGWTAGSNVPHIIELEGLPDGLSSFWLRPDIYTRMEVMIENSDAFVIFPGGAGTVQELLALMIFKQQKNPLMTGKPVVLFNRANPAGVRFWDPLIDLLSGMCPAGDFVVANELGEILPAIQRGLPKREAAPV; translated from the coding sequence ATGCCTAAAGTAAGACTTTCTGGAACCGTTCTCGGCACCGATGACCCGGGCCGTGCGGTCCGCGCCCGCCTCCTCTACCTGCTCTTCGGGGCCGGTTGGGACATCTACAATTCGAACGGCGACCAGCGCATCACGCTCTCCAACATCGAGCGCAAGATCATCGAGGCGGAGTCCTTCGTCTTCACGCCCGGGGCGACGCTGGAAGACATGTTCAAGGCGATCTCGATCTTCGTCGGCTACCAGACGCTCGACCGCAATCTGGCCGGCAAGCCAACGGTGATCCTCAACACCGACTTTTCCTGGGACCCCTTCTTCTCGGTGCTCACCCACCTGAACAAGATGGGCACCATCAAGCAGAACTACCGCGACTTCCTGCTCGCCGCGGAGAGCCCGGAGGGTGTTTTGGAAACGCTCGAACTGGGCCGTGAGAAGGGCGTTCCGGATGCCGGCCGCGAAAAGATCGGCGAGTGCAAGGGCACGTCCTTCGAAAATCCGGTGCCGTCCGACTATGCGGGCAATGTCTGCGTCTTCTGCTCGGCCACTTTGGAAGATCCGGCCTATCTCGCCGACGGCGAGGAACTCGGCCGCCTGCTGGCGGTGAATCGCCTCGGCTGCGTTTCCGGTGCCGGTCGCTCCGGCATCATGGGTGCCGTGGTGGAGGGCTCGGTGGGCGCCGGCGGCTGGACCGCGGGCTCGAACGTCCCGCACATCATCGAGCTCGAAGGGCTGCCCGACGGCCTCTCCAGCTTCTGGCTGCGGCCCGATATTTACACCCGCATGGAGGTGATGATCGAAAACTCGGACGCCTTCGTAATTTTCCCCGGTGGGGCTGGCACCGTGCAGGAGCTGCTCGCGCTGATGATCTTCAAGCAGCAGAAAAATCCGCTCATGACGGGCAAGCCGGTGGTGCTTTTCAACCGCGCCAACCCGGCCGGAGTACGCTTCTGGGACCCGCTCATCGACCTTTTGAGCGGCATGTGCCCGGCCGGCGACTTCGTGGTGGCGAACGAGTTGGGCGAGATCCTGCCTGCCATTCAGCGCGGTCTGCCAAAGCGCGAAGCGGCCCCGGTCTAA
- a CDS encoding pseudouridine synthase: MKLVKLLANLGYGSRSYVEGFLRKGVVTDIQGRVLGTKDFPPHAEILFKGEPLDPPAPLTLMFHKPAGYTCSTDDPGDTIYDLLPPRYALRNPVLSPVGRLDKDTTGLLLMTDDGQLLHRLISPKHHVPKTYQVTLDRPLEGHEEALFSNGELVLRGEDKPLLPATLEVLGEKEARITLEEGRYHQVRRMFAAAGNHVLELKRVSIGGLALPDDLEEGEWRILGSTELAVVRQ; this comes from the coding sequence ATGAAACTGGTGAAACTACTCGCAAACCTTGGCTACGGCTCACGCAGCTATGTCGAAGGCTTCCTGCGCAAGGGCGTGGTGACTGACATCCAGGGCCGCGTGCTCGGCACCAAGGATTTCCCTCCCCATGCCGAGATCTTGTTCAAGGGCGAGCCGCTTGATCCGCCTGCTCCGCTCACGCTCATGTTTCACAAGCCCGCCGGCTACACCTGCAGCACGGACGATCCCGGAGACACCATCTACGACCTGTTGCCTCCGCGCTACGCCCTGCGGAACCCGGTGCTCAGTCCCGTCGGCCGCCTCGACAAGGACACCACCGGCCTGCTGCTGATGACGGACGATGGCCAGCTCCTTCATCGCCTGATCAGCCCGAAGCATCACGTGCCGAAGACCTATCAGGTCACGCTCGATCGTCCCCTGGAAGGACACGAGGAAGCGCTCTTCTCCAATGGCGAACTCGTCCTGCGCGGCGAGGACAAGCCGCTCTTGCCCGCGACGCTGGAGGTGCTCGGCGAGAAGGAAGCCCGGATCACGCTTGAGGAAGGCCGCTATCATCAAGTGCGCCGTATGTTCGCCGCGGCTGGCAATCACGTGCTGGAACTCAAGCGAGTGTCGATCGGCGGGCTTGCCTTGCCCGATGACCT
- a CDS encoding class I SAM-dependent methyltransferase, with translation MSPALETLLLPFSQGEIAAPSRALFLGAEPHPDLKAWPQVTGWQPLKPLAEAWEKAGFARVDEPSGTWPLVLLLPGKSKDETLAAFAKAHDLLEDGGTLVVAMANLGGAQRFEKELEKAAGKIASLSKHKCRAFHAVKDGTWDEALLAEWRALGVPREVGGFLVEAGVFSADHVDPGSALLVENLPKNLRGAVADLGAGWGYLSKAVAETNPAVKAIHLFEADARALACARKNLGEGNFEYHWHDVVAGVPGKYEVIVSNPPFHTGQATDIHLGRAFLRVAAAALRTGGRLLLVANRQLPYEPELEALGLVWRKPVENSTYKLLFAEKRMGTSNDFRR, from the coding sequence GTGAGCCCCGCCTTGGAAACCCTGCTGCTGCCCTTTTCGCAAGGGGAGATCGCAGCGCCGTCACGGGCCTTGTTCCTCGGGGCGGAGCCGCATCCGGACTTGAAGGCATGGCCGCAGGTTACTGGCTGGCAGCCGCTGAAACCGCTGGCGGAGGCGTGGGAGAAGGCGGGCTTCGCGCGAGTCGACGAACCGTCCGGCACCTGGCCGCTGGTACTGCTGCTGCCGGGAAAGTCGAAGGACGAGACACTCGCGGCCTTCGCGAAGGCGCATGATTTGTTAGAAGATGGTGGCACGCTGGTGGTGGCGATGGCCAACCTTGGCGGTGCGCAGCGCTTCGAGAAGGAATTGGAGAAGGCGGCGGGCAAGATCGCTTCTCTCTCGAAGCACAAGTGCCGCGCCTTCCACGCGGTGAAGGATGGCACCTGGGATGAGGCGTTGCTCGCCGAGTGGCGCGCGCTCGGTGTACCGCGCGAGGTGGGTGGCTTCCTCGTCGAAGCCGGCGTCTTCAGTGCGGATCATGTCGATCCCGGCTCGGCCTTGCTGGTTGAAAATCTGCCGAAGAATCTGCGCGGCGCGGTGGCTGATCTTGGCGCGGGCTGGGGCTATCTTTCCAAGGCGGTGGCCGAGACCAATCCGGCGGTGAAGGCGATCCACTTGTTCGAGGCCGATGCACGGGCATTGGCATGCGCGCGGAAGAATCTCGGCGAGGGCAACTTCGAGTATCACTGGCACGACGTCGTCGCCGGTGTGCCGGGGAAGTACGAGGTCATCGTGAGCAACCCGCCGTTTCACACCGGGCAAGCGACTGACATTCACTTGGGAAGAGCCTTCCTCCGCGTTGCCGCTGCGGCGCTCCGCACCGGCGGACGATTGCTACTCGTTGCGAACCGTCAACTTCCCTACGAACCCGAACTCGAAGCGCTTGGCCTAGTCTGGCGCAAGCCGGTCGAGAACTCGACCTACAAGCTGCTGTTCGCCGAGAAGCGGATGGGAACCTCGAACGACTTCCGCAGATGA